The Primulina eburnea isolate SZY01 chromosome 12, ASM2296580v1, whole genome shotgun sequence genome includes the window TCTAAGTGAGAATAATATTTAGGATATAATATAATCAGTTTGATTACATACAGacatatttcaaatttattgttaCTTGTGTTTAATTTTCTCACTGGATCaagtatataataataataataataataacaattcattattattataattaaaaatgGCAAAAAATGAAGAATATCAAGCAAATCACGAATCGATTGCCATTAGATTTGCTTGTTTCCTCTTAGTAACCTTATTCAGATACATCTTGTCTTGTCTTGCCACAAAAGtcttgataaaatatttttcattaaatattttaattatataattaactgGAAATTACTACAAAGTAAAACCTTACCCATTAGTGTTCCAACTATGATTGTAACAAGAAaaacattattattatataaaaaaattaatttagccatttgaattttattgttttattatgaaggtaaaaacttgtgtgagatggtcttacGAGTCGTAATTATGAgacaaatcttttatttgggttatccatgaaaaaatattaatttttatactaagaatattacattttattgtgaatatgaatatgattaatCCATCTCACATATTAGTAATAAGACTTCCTATATTATGAAATATTTGGTCTGGCAGTTGATTTTGGTCCAAGAAAGAGGAGTCGTGGTGTGTTGGAGATGGACCCCATTGCAAGAGTGGTAACGAGCTGGCATATTTCAAGTCTTTGACAGACTGTTCCTCTTCGCACATAAAATTTTATCCCATTTTGCTCGCTCTCTCCCCATCAAATATTCAACcagtttgtttttatttattcaacAGGGCTTTGAATTTCTGTGTTTCAGGGAAAGTTTAATTTGttcttttcttgaatttttggaTTGGATATGGCTGAGGAAATCAAGAAAACAACTGCCGAGTCCCCGTCAGTTACTGAAGAGGTGGTCGTGTCTGATGTTCCGGTGGCTGAGAAGTCTGCGGCCACCGTTGTAGAGAAGGAGCCGCCGGTGACGGAGTCTGAATTGGAGAAGGTGGAGAAGCCGGCGCCTGAAGAGGTGGTGGAAGGGGAGAAGGAGAAAGGTGAAGCGTGTGGGGAGGACAAGGTTGCTGAATCTGTCTCATTTAAAGAGGAGAGCAACAAGGTGGATGATCTCGTGGATCCAGAAAAGAAAGCCTTGGAGGAATTCAAACTGTTGATTCAGGAGGCACTCGCCAAGCGTGAATTCACCGCTCCACCTCCCCCTCCGGCCAAAGAGAAGGAGCAGCCGAAAGCTGAAGAGAAGAAAGAAGAAGAGGCAAGACCTGAAGAAAAGAAACAAGAGTCCAAGACCGAGGAGAAAGCAGTGGAAGAGCCACCAAAAACTGAAGAGAAAACGGATGTTGCCGATGCACCGCGTGCTGATGTCCCACCGCCGCAACCAGCGACGGAGCCCATGAAAGAAGAGGTCTTGGATAAGAAGCATGAAGAAAAAGTCACCCCACCACCGGCTGCTGCAGAGCCATCAGCCGTTGAAAAGGTTGAACATAAAGCGGAAGCTGTTGAAGAAGAGATTAAAGAGACCATAGTTCATGAGGTTACCAACCCCGCTCCGCCACCATGTGAGGAACCTGCGGCCACCCCGGCTGATGATCAGAAACCTAAGGAAGAGGAGGAGAAAGCCCCTCTATCTCCGGAGGAGGTTTCCCTATGGGGTATCTCCCTTCTTGCCGATGAGAGGAGCGATGTGGTTCTCCTCAAGTTCTTAAGGGCGAGGGATTTCAAAGTGAAGGAAGCCTTTTCCATGCTAAAAAATGTGGTTGCATGGAGGAAAGAGTTTAAAATCGACGACCTGTTAGAAGAAGAAGGAATCGGCGAGGGGCTTGAAAAAGTTGTGTATATTCATGGAGTGGATAGAGAGGGGCACCCTGTTTGTTACAATGCTTTTGGCGAGTTTCAGGACAAGGAACTGTACAACAACACCTTCGCTGATTCTGAGAAGAGAACAAAGTTCCTCAGGTGGTATATTCAATTCCTGGAGAAAAATGTCAAGAATCTTGATTTTAGTCCTGATGGCACCTGCACTTTTGTTCAAATTACCGATCTCAAGAATTCCCCCGGACTCATCCTTTTCAAGAAAGAACTTCGTCAAGCTACCAACCAGGCACTCCAGTTGCTCCAGGATAATTATCCTGAATTTGTTGCCAAACAGGTATAATTCTCAAAAAGATCCCTTTTTTAAACCTTCTCCTAGTGTTATTAAAATTTCCATTTATATGAGTTTGTTCAGCAAGGCCTAAAAATATGAGTTTTCTCCGTTCTGGGTTTTCTGCATTTAATCTTTCTTGCTTGGTGGTATAATTTATAGGGCGTGTATGTGAATTAAAGTGTTTGTGTGTTATTGATGTTGCAAAGGTGTTTGTCAATGTTCCATGGTGGTATGTGGCGTACAATAGGATGATTAGCCCATTCTTAACCCAAAGAACGAAGAGCAAGTTTGTATTCGCAGGCCCTACCAAGACTGCTGAGACTCTTTTCAAGTCAGTCAATTTGATTAAATTATGCTCCCTTCAATTTTAATGTTTCTACTATAGTGGCATTATACACAATTTAATTATCATgatgatgatttttttttggtGACAGATACATAGCGCCCGAGCAAGTACCCATTCAATATGGTGGCCTCAGCAAGGAAGGTGATCAAGAATTCACCATCGCTGATCCGGTAACGGAGGAGATTATTAAGCCAACTTTCAAACACACCATTGAACTTCCCATCACTGAGGTGGGCAAGTTTTTTCCAGTCATTCTCTGATTATAAAATTCTACTCAAGAAACTGAAATATGGCATTTAACTCAAATTCTGGGATTTAGCAGGCTTGCACGTTGGTCTGGGAGGTGAGAGTAGCAGGCTGGGATGTATCCTATGGAGCTGAATTTGTCCCAAGTGCGGAAGGCGGATACACTTGGATTGTATCGAAGCCGAGGAAGATTGCAGCCACCGATGAACAGGCGATTTTCTGCAGCTTCAAAATCGGTGAACCTGGCAAAGTTGTGCTCACATTCGACAACCAAACTTCTAAGAAGAAGAAGCTTCTCTATAGGTCCAAGACCAAGCCAGGTCAATGAAATTCTTGAACACAATGCCAGCAAGAATAAAGGGGGGATTCCTTATTTACATTTACATATTCTTTTATCTTATATTTGTATTAAACTTAGTTTTTAAGTTAAGGGACTTCTTATTTACATATATGTTTGCTGTTTCTTGTACTTGAATTAAATTTTGTTGTTCGATTGTTTAAATATGTTTGGTGAACCATTTTAGGGGAAGATGATGGATACACATTGGAATGGGAATAGTGTGGCATGTGGCATAATTCTTTTTTCTTGAAATACTAGTGTGAATTGTGGAAAGAAACT containing:
- the LOC140806985 gene encoding patellin-3, which produces MAEEIKKTTAESPSVTEEVVVSDVPVAEKSAATVVEKEPPVTESELEKVEKPAPEEVVEGEKEKGEACGEDKVAESVSFKEESNKVDDLVDPEKKALEEFKLLIQEALAKREFTAPPPPPAKEKEQPKAEEKKEEEARPEEKKQESKTEEKAVEEPPKTEEKTDVADAPRADVPPPQPATEPMKEEVLDKKHEEKVTPPPAAAEPSAVEKVEHKAEAVEEEIKETIVHEVTNPAPPPCEEPAATPADDQKPKEEEEKAPLSPEEVSLWGISLLADERSDVVLLKFLRARDFKVKEAFSMLKNVVAWRKEFKIDDLLEEEGIGEGLEKVVYIHGVDREGHPVCYNAFGEFQDKELYNNTFADSEKRTKFLRWYIQFLEKNVKNLDFSPDGTCTFVQITDLKNSPGLILFKKELRQATNQALQLLQDNYPEFVAKQVFVNVPWWYVAYNRMISPFLTQRTKSKFVFAGPTKTAETLFKYIAPEQVPIQYGGLSKEGDQEFTIADPVTEEIIKPTFKHTIELPITEACTLVWEVRVAGWDVSYGAEFVPSAEGGYTWIVSKPRKIAATDEQAIFCSFKIGEPGKVVLTFDNQTSKKKKLLYRSKTKPGQ